The following are encoded in a window of Cetobacterium sp. ZOR0034 genomic DNA:
- a CDS encoding toxin-antitoxin system YwqK family antitoxin translates to MKKMYSKELIIKNYFLDGKIEEEYEIIQSTDDDFVRHGYCKKYDYDGKLKCECYYENGVINGYYKEYSNGVLREEGSYVNGLKDGKWIEYSEEKNYIKGKKTIVLNSLGKLLTGCIIGILLILAILIFKVKTSSTNESKDLLLQYEQPLENKTSNIPLTLDLKYE, encoded by the coding sequence ATGAAAAAAATGTATTCCAAAGAATTAATTATAAAAAATTATTTTTTAGATGGAAAAATAGAAGAAGAGTATGAAATTATTCAGAGTACAGATGATGATTTCGTAAGACATGGTTATTGTAAAAAATATGATTATGACGGAAAGTTGAAATGTGAATGTTACTATGAAAATGGAGTTATTAATGGTTATTATAAAGAATACTCTAATGGAGTATTAAGAGAAGAAGGTAGTTATGTAAATGGATTAAAAGATGGCAAGTGGATTGAATATTCAGAAGAAAAAAATTATATCAAAGGAAAAAAAACAATAGTTTTGAACTCTTTAGGAAAATTATTAACTGGTTGCATAATAGGGATATTACTAATACTAGCAATTCTAATTTTTAAAGTTAAGACCAGTTCAACAAATGAATCTAAAGATTTACTTTTACAATATGAGCAACCTTTAGAAAATAAAACAAGTAATATACCTTTAACACTTGACCTGAAATATGAATAA
- a CDS encoding DNA topoisomerase, which translates to MKLIIAEKPDLARAISEALPGEKKSKGKYIEQGDYLITWAVGHILKLMYPEEIEPETYVEKQWKLEQLPIIIDNWGDKLKPIESTKEQLNVIKELLKKCDSIIHAGDPDSEGQLLIDEVLHYFKNKKPVERVLINDNNKENIIKAFEKIENNKNYETLYKSARARSVADMMVGIYYSRYYSLRSNSRLALGRVQTPTLGMIVNRDLSIESHEKRKYFDYSLNVEVIKSSNKNEKAELDKLYNLYQNEFVDEDKKADYQKKLLDEICNLKENTPLRLKYVLPKENSEEKYNKQFYEELKGYSQNKSFDIEIKKEKVIEKAPLPFNLNELQIYCNKKWGYSPSDTLELTQTLRDKYKAITYNRSDCQYLSVEHYNEADIVMDVVLKNLNIIVPELNTKKFPASECFNDSFVTAHHAIIPTKTKVNISELGDKERNVYKAICDYYIIQFLPNCVKEKTEAISTLVLENDLKSTSTRIIIPGFKNYLNDKLDSDNEENSTDLSKLVPGTYSSNFVSDLVEEKETKPLTRYTEASLLKDMTSISKYVSDPEIKKLLKEKDKGKKGESGGIGTPATRANIIERLLELGFIERKGKNIISTQKGRDLIRISPMDLKNPTLTAEWWVLQEEIINGTKTEEDLYKSVIDNFIKFKNSNPEIPILSSSNIEKEVIGKCPKCGGDIYEGVTKEKKKNYYCGNYKEGCKFKLYENMKHFQNELKLTKVKVKNLLSNKDVAFKLTSKGGKEYEAYLKIKINGDFVNFEQTGYVNTKK; encoded by the coding sequence ATGAAATTAATTATAGCAGAAAAGCCTGATTTAGCAAGAGCTATATCAGAAGCACTTCCAGGAGAGAAAAAAAGTAAAGGCAAGTATATTGAACAAGGAGATTATTTAATTACATGGGCTGTTGGACATATATTAAAGCTAATGTACCCTGAAGAAATAGAACCTGAAACATATGTTGAAAAACAATGGAAGCTAGAGCAGTTACCAATAATTATAGATAATTGGGGAGATAAATTAAAACCAATTGAATCAACAAAAGAACAGCTAAATGTAATAAAAGAGTTATTAAAAAAATGTGATTCTATAATCCATGCAGGTGATCCAGATTCCGAGGGTCAACTTTTAATTGATGAAGTTTTACACTATTTTAAAAATAAAAAACCTGTTGAAAGAGTTTTGATAAACGATAATAACAAAGAAAATATAATAAAAGCATTTGAAAAAATAGAAAATAATAAAAATTATGAAACATTGTATAAGTCAGCTAGAGCAAGAAGTGTAGCTGATATGATGGTAGGAATATATTATTCAAGATATTACTCTTTAAGAAGTAATTCAAGGTTAGCTTTAGGTAGAGTTCAAACTCCAACTCTTGGAATGATAGTAAATAGAGATTTATCAATTGAATCACATGAGAAAAGAAAATATTTTGATTATAGTTTAAATGTAGAGGTTATAAAATCTTCAAATAAAAATGAAAAAGCTGAATTAGATAAATTATATAATCTTTATCAAAATGAATTTGTAGATGAAGATAAAAAAGCAGATTATCAAAAAAAATTATTAGATGAAATTTGTAATTTGAAAGAGAATACACCTTTAAGACTAAAGTATGTATTACCTAAAGAGAATAGCGAAGAAAAGTATAATAAGCAATTTTATGAAGAATTAAAAGGATATTCTCAAAATAAATCTTTTGATATTGAAATAAAAAAAGAGAAAGTAATTGAAAAAGCACCACTTCCTTTTAATTTAAATGAATTACAAATTTATTGTAATAAAAAATGGGGATATTCACCTTCAGATACTTTAGAGCTTACCCAAACTTTAAGAGATAAATATAAAGCAATTACTTATAATCGCTCTGATTGTCAATATTTGAGTGTAGAACATTATAATGAAGCTGATATTGTAATGGATGTTGTTTTAAAAAATCTAAATATAATAGTTCCTGAATTAAATACTAAAAAATTTCCTGCTTCAGAATGTTTTAATGATAGTTTTGTTACAGCACATCACGCAATTATTCCTACGAAAACAAAGGTTAATATAAGTGAATTAGGAGATAAAGAAAGAAATGTTTACAAAGCAATTTGTGATTACTATATAATTCAATTTTTACCTAATTGTGTAAAAGAAAAAACTGAAGCAATTTCAACTTTGGTATTAGAGAATGATTTAAAATCAACATCTACTAGAATTATTATTCCAGGTTTTAAAAATTATTTAAATGATAAATTAGATTCTGATAATGAAGAAAATTCTACAGATTTATCAAAATTAGTTCCAGGAACATATAGCTCAAATTTCGTAAGTGATCTAGTTGAAGAAAAAGAAACTAAACCACTTACAAGATATACAGAAGCTAGTTTATTAAAGGATATGACTTCTATTTCTAAATATGTTTCTGATCCTGAAATAAAAAAATTATTAAAAGAAAAAGACAAGGGAAAGAAAGGAGAATCAGGTGGTATTGGAACTCCTGCAACAAGAGCAAATATAATTGAAAGATTATTAGAATTAGGTTTTATAGAAAGAAAAGGAAAAAATATAATTTCAACTCAAAAAGGAAGAGATTTAATAAGAATCTCTCCAATGGATTTAAAAAATCCTACCTTAACTGCTGAATGGTGGGTACTTCAAGAGGAAATAATTAATGGTACTAAAACTGAAGAAGATTTATATAAAAGTGTTATAGATAATTTTATAAAATTTAAAAACTCAAATCCTGAAATACCAATATTATCATCAAGTAATATAGAGAAAGAAGTTATAGGGAAGTGTCCTAAATGTGGTGGTGATATTTATGAGGGAGTAACAAAAGAAAAGAAAAAAAATTACTATTGTGGAAATTATAAAGAGGGATGTAAGTTTAAATTATATGAAAATATGAAGCACTTTCAAAATGAGTTAAAACTAACAAAGGTAAAAGTTAAAAATTTACTTTCTAATAAAGATGTTGCTTTTAAACTTACTTCAAAGGGTGGAAAAGAGTATGAAGCATACTTAAAAATAAAAATAAATGGTGATTTTGTAAATTTTGAACAAACGGGATATGTAAATACCAAAAAATAA
- a CDS encoding fimbria/pilus periplasmic chaperone: MKKFLMSILFAFIFIINVVPSYALKFYPLNYDKRIDLDGGYGEFTLVNTSKEPIRYKLEATNTKKITDISKLVTIYPKVLTIEPLEEKSFKVYVKEDSKLKDGEYSFNLEIKPLKSPNLKELKRGTTSQSFEIKQALKLEMFAHVGDLTKPFELSKEKFYEKDGKKKFRSNVKNSTGRGYELAVGFTDSNNVLLPVLYPVGRLFNGNETVIDVEIPQHAKNIIFYDYNNIKVLKQTIKI; this comes from the coding sequence ATGAAAAAATTTTTAATGTCAATCTTATTTGCATTTATATTTATTATAAATGTAGTTCCGAGCTATGCTCTAAAATTCTATCCTTTAAATTATGATAAAAGGATTGATTTGGATGGTGGTTATGGAGAATTTACATTAGTGAATACTTCTAAAGAACCAATCAGATATAAATTAGAAGCGACAAATACAAAAAAGATAACAGATATATCCAAATTAGTAACGATATATCCAAAAGTTTTAACTATTGAGCCTTTAGAAGAAAAAAGCTTTAAAGTATATGTAAAAGAAGATTCAAAATTAAAAGATGGAGAATATTCTTTTAATTTAGAAATAAAGCCTTTGAAATCTCCAAATTTAAAAGAATTAAAAAGAGGAACAACAAGTCAAAGTTTTGAAATTAAACAGGCTTTAAAACTTGAAATGTTTGCTCATGTTGGTGATTTAACTAAACCGTTTGAATTATCTAAGGAAAAATTTTATGAAAAAGATGGAAAAAAGAAATTCAGATCGAATGTTAAAAATTCAACTGGTAGAGGATATGAATTAGCTGTAGGGTTTACAGATTCAAATAATGTTTTATTGCCAGTTTTATATCCTGTTGGAAGATTATTTAATGGGAATGAAACAGTTATAGATGTAGAGATACCACAACACGCAAAAAATATAATTTTTTACGATTATAACAATATTAAAGTTTTAAAACAAACTATAAAAATCTAA